The genomic DNA AATGACCTCATCGACGATGCGCTTGAGGCCAGCTGCGTCGGCAAAGACCGGAGTCAGGTCCTTGAACGAAATGCCGGGAGATGGATAGTCCGGGACGACGGCGGCCAGCCGGTCGAGCAGGTCAGTGATGGGCTCTTCTGCAGAATTCACGCGACTACTTTAGCGGCTCGAGCCGGCGAGCGTTTCAGCCGCGAACTCACGCAGGGGTGCGACCTGGCGCTTCAACTCCTCGAGCTGAGCGGCGACGGCGGTCGGCCCCGTGCCGCCCTGCGAGCTGCGAGAGTTCAGCGAGCCTTCGGTCGTCAGAACCGAGCGGACCTCTGGCGTGAGCGCCGGAGAAATCGCCGCGTATTCCTCATCCGTGAGGTCCCACAGCTCGACGCCGCGGGACTCGGCCACCTGGACGGCCTCACCAGAGAGCTCGTGGGCCTCACGGAACGGCACGCCCTGCCGGACCAGCCACTCGGCGATATCCGTGGCGAGCGCGAAGCCCTGCGGGGCAAGCTCGGCCATGCGCTCGGTATGGAACGTCAAGGTGGCCACCATGCCAGAGACCGCCGGTAGCAGCAGCTCGAGCGAGTCGGCGGCATCGAACACCGGCTCCTTATCCTCCTGCAGGTCCCGGTTATAGGCGAGCGGCAGGCCCTTGAGCGTGGCGAGCAGGCCGGCGTGGTCGCCGATGATGCGGCCGGACTTGCCGCGGGCAAGCTCGGCGACATCGGGGTTCTTCTTCTGCGGCATGATGGACGACCCGGTCGAGTAGGAGTCGTGCAGCGTCACGAAGGACGCTTCCTTGGTGGCCCAGAAGATGACCTCCTCGGAGATCCGGGAGAGGTCGACGCCGATCATCGAGGCGACCCACGTGAACTCCGCAAAGATGTCGCGCGCTGCGGTGCCGTCGATCGAGTTCCACACGGCCGAGTCGAAGCCGAGGTCATCTGCGACGGCGTTCGGGTCCAGACCCAAGGAGGAGCCGGCCAGCGCGCCGGAGCCGTACGGGGATACGGCGGCGCGGCGGTCCAGGTCCGTCAGGCGCTGCACGTCCCGCAGCATGGCCCACGCGTGGGCCAGCAGATGGTGGGACAGCAGCACCGGCTGGGCGTGCTGCAGGTGCGTGCGGCCGGGCATCGGGGCGTACGGGTGCGCCTCGGCCTGAGCGATGAACGCGTCGATCACATCCAGCAGGCCGTCAGCGATGAGGCGCGAGTGGTCGCGGATGAACATGCGGCCCATCGTCGCGATCTGGTCGTTGCGGGAGCGGCCGGCGCGCAGTTTGCCGCCGAGGGCGGGACCGGCCCGTTCGATCAGGCCGCGCTCGAGCGAACCGTGCACGTCCTCGTCACTCTCGGCCGGGACGTAGGCGCCCGAGACGACGTCGGCCTCGAGCTGGTCCAGCGCGGCGATCATTCCCTCGAGCTCCTCGTCCGAGAGGAGCTCCACGCGGTGCAGGACGCGGGCGTGGGCACGCGAGCCGGCGATGTCGTACTTCGCCAGGCGCCAGTCAAAGTCCGTGGATTTGGACAGCGCCGCGAGGGCGTCCGCCGGACCGCCAGCGAAGCGGCCTCCCCACAGTGAGCCCTCGTTGGTGCCTGCTGCCTTGCTACCGGTCTGCTCGGTCATCGCCCCTGCTTTCAGTGGTCACCGCGCGTCGTGACAATCTCGGCGCGGTTGGAAACTTTATTCATAAGTGTACATAAGTATGCACGGGCCGCAACGCGGCCCATCGCGAACCACGACGACGGCGCGCACCGCCGTCGCGCCCTGCCCGAGCGCGGTTCGTACTAGTGGGTATCGGCTAGGGCGAGGAATTTCGCGGCGACGTCCTCGCCTCCCGCGGGATCGCGCGTGACGAGCATGATCGTGTCATCGCCGGCGAGCGTGCCGAGGACCTCCGGCAGCACGGAGTGATCGATCGCCGAGGCGAGGAAGTTCGCCGCGCCGGGCGGGGTGCGCAGCACCACGATGTTCCCGCTGACCTCAGCGGTGACCAACAGCTCAGCGCAGAGCTTCGCCAGGCGCGCGTCGAGGACCTCCTGCTTGACGCCGATCTGCGGGCTGCGGTCACCGCCCTCGGCGCGCACCGCATACACCAGTCCCCCGTCGACCCCGCGCACCCGGATGGCACCCAACTCCACGAGATCCCGGGACAGCGTGGCCTGGGTGACCTGCAGCCCCTCGGCCGCGAGCAGCTGAGCCAGCTCGGCCTGCGAGCGCACGGCCTCAACGCCGAGGATCGCCTTGATGCGCTCCTGGCGGGCGATTTTCGTGGAGGGCTGGACGGAGGAACTCATCGCTCGAGCCCCGCTTCCACCCGGGTGGCCTGCCCGGATGCGGCCAGCAACCATGCCATGAGCGCCTTTTGAGCGTGGAGCCGGTTTTCTGCCTCGTCCCAGACGACGGACTGCGGGCCGTCGATCACGTCGGCAGCGATCTCGAAGCCGCGGTAGGCCGGCAGGCAGTGCAAGACGATCGCCTCAGGAGCGGCCTGGCCCAGAAGGTCTTTGGTGAGCGCGTAGTCGCCGAAGAGCTTGAGGCGCTCCTCCTTCTCGTCCTCCTGGCCCATCGAGATCCACGTGTCGGTGGCGACGACGTCGGCCCCGTCCACCGCTGCAGCGGCGTCGGTGGTGACGGTGACCGAGCCACCGGTTTCGGCGGCGCGGGCACGCCCGGCGGCAACGACGTCGTCCGCGGGCAGGTACCCCTCCGGCCCGGCGAGGCGGACGTGCATGCCAGCGGTCACGCCGGCGAGGAGGTAGGAGGCGGCCATGTTGTTGGCCGCGTCGCCGAGGTAGGTCATGGTCAGGCCGGCGAGTTGGCCCTTGTGCTCGCGTACGGTGAGCAGGTCGGCGAGCAGCTGGCACGGGTGGTAGTCGTCGGAGAGCGCGTTGATCACCGGGACTGTGGAGTACTTGGCCATTTCCTCCAGGCCGGACTGGGCGTACGTGCGCCACACGATCGCCGAGACCATGCGGGAGAAGACGCGCGCCGAATCCGCGTAGGACTCCTTGTGGCCGATCTGCGACTCCCCCGGGTTGATGATCAGGGGGTTGCCGCCGAGCTCGGCGATGCCGGCGGCGAAGGACACGCGCGTGCGGGTGGACGTCTTATCGAAGATCACCGCGGCGGTGCGCGGCCCGGCGAGCGGCTGGGCGGCGAAGCGGTCCGCCTTCATGGCCAGGGCCAAGTCCAGGATCTCTGCCTGCTCAGCCTGCGTGATGTCGGTATCGGCGAGGAAGTGCCTCACGGTTTTCATGCTGTCTCCTGTGTTGCGGACGCGTAGATACCGCCGAGGGCGGCGGCGAACGAGCGCAGCTCGTCCTCGGTCATGATGAGCGGCGGGGCGAGGCGGATCGTCGACGGGCCGGGGGCATTGATGATGTAACCGGCGTCGAGGGCGCGCTGGACGACGGCGGGCGCGACCGGTTCGGCGAGGTCGAACCCGATGAGCAGGCCGTACTGACGGACTTCGGTCACGAACTCGAGTGCCCCCAGTGCATCGGCCGCGGCGGCGCCAACGGAGCGGGCGTGGCCCAGCAGTCCCTGCTCCTCGATGACGTGCAGCGTGGCGAGCGCGGCGGCCGTGGCCACCGGGTTGCCGCCGAACGTGGTGCCATGCTGGCCCGCGGACAAGAGCGACGACGTCGCCTCCCCGAACGTGATGAGTGCACCGATCGGCAGGCCGCCACCAAGGCCCTTCGCCAGGGTCATGGCGTCCGGCTGCACCGGAGCCGAGGCAAACCAGTCGCCCGTGCGGCCGATCCCCGTCTGCACCTCGTCGAGAATCAGCAGGGCGCCGGCCTCGCGAGTGATCTGGCGGGCGGCGGCAAGGTAGCCGTCATCAAAACCGCGCACGCCCGCCTCACCCTGGACGGGCTCGATGAAGACGGCGGCTACCGTGTCGTCGACGGCGGCCCGGAGCGCGTCGGCGTCCCCGGCGGGGACCCACTCGACGCCGCCCGGCAGCGGCTCGAACGGCTCGCGGTACGCCTGCTTGTGGGTCAGGGCGAGCGCGCCCATCGAGCGGCCGTGGAACGCGTTTTCAAGCGCAATAATGCGGGTGCGCGGGCTCTCGTCCGTGCCGGCGTGGCGGCGGGCGAGCTTGAACGCGGCCTCGTTAGCTTCGGTCCCGGAGTTCGCGAAGAACACCTTGGACCCGGCCGGTGCCTCCGCGAGCTGCAGCAGGCGCTCCGCGAGCGCGATCTGCGGCGGGGAGGTGAAGAAGTTGGACACGTGGCCGAGCGTCGCGAGCTGGCTGGTCACCACCGACGTCAGCAGCGGGTGGGCGTGGCCGAGCGCGTTGACCGCGATGCCCGCCAACAGGTCCGTGTACTGCTTGCCGTCGGCGTCCCAGACCTTGGTGCCGGAGCCTCGGACCAAGACGCGCTGCGGGGTGCCGAAGACGCCCATGAGGGACTGGCCGTAACGCGCCAGCAGCTCATTGCCGGCACCACGGCCGACGGGAGTGCCGCCCTCACTCTTCGTCAGCGCGGACAGGCCGGCCAGCGCCTCCAGCGCGGCGCCGTCGTTCCCGCTGTCATCGGGTGTTACCTCGTTCATGCGTCGGCCTCCGGATCGGCGTCGGGAACCACCTGCGTGCCGATTCCGGCGGTGGTGAAGACTTCGAGAAGCATTGAGTGCGGCTGGCGTCCGTCGACGATGGCGGCGCGCCCCACCCCGGCGTCAACCGCCGCGAGGCAGGCCTCCATCTTGGGGATCATGCCGGATTCGAGGCGCGGCAGCAGGCTGCGCAGCTCGGAGGCCGTCAGCGACGAGACGAGCGAGTCCTGGTCCGGCCAATTCGAGTACAGCCCCTCGACGTCGGTCAGGACCACGAAGCGGGAGGCGCCGAGCGCTCCGGCAAGCGAGGCGGCGGCGGTGTCTGCGTTGACGTTGAGCACGGCGCCGGTCGGGTCGCCATCGACGAACTCGGGGGCGATCGAGGAGATCACCGGAATGCGCCCGGCCGAGATGAGGTCCTCGATCTGGCCGGGCTCGACGCCCGTGACCTCACCGACCAGGCCGAGGTCCACGGGCTCGCCGTCGACGACCGTGCCGGTGCGGGCCGCGCGAAGCAGCGCGCCGTCCTCGCCGGAGAGGCCGACGGCGTACCGGCCGTGCGAGTTAATCAGGCCAACGAGTTCGCGCTGGACCTGACCGGTGAGCACCATGCGGACCACGTCCATCGCCTCCGGCGTCGTCACGCGGAGGCCGCCGCGGAATTCGGACTCGATCCCCAGTTTGTCCAACATGGAATTGATCTGTGGGCCTCCTCCGTGCACGACGACCGGGTGGATGCCCGCGTGGTGCAAGAAGACGATGTCCTCGGCGAACGCGCGGCGCAGATCATCATTGATCATGGCGTTGCCGCCGTACTTGATGACCATGGTGGTGCCGGCGAAGCGCTGGATCCACGGCAAGGCCTCGATGAGGGCTTCGGCCTTGCGCTGGGCGGTCTGATGCTGGTGGGGTGCGGGAGCTTCCATGCTGATTCCTTAGCTGCTGTAAGCCGAGTTCTCGTGCACGTACTCGTGCGTGAGGTCGTTCGTCCAGAGAGTGGCCTCGTCCGCTCCGGCGTTCAAGTCGATCTCCACCAGCACCTCGCGCCCCGACAGGTCGACGAGGTCACGGTCGTCTCCAACCCCGCCGCCGCGGCACACCATCACCCCGTTGATGGACACGTCGATCTCGTCCGGCTCGAACGCCGCGTCGGTGGTGCCGACCGCCGAAAGGATGCGGCCCCAGTTGGGGTCTTGGCCAAAAATCGCGGTCTTGAAAAGGTTGGACCGGGCGACGGCCCGGGAGACGGTCTCCGCCTCGCCCTCGGTGGCCGCGTTCAGGGTGCGAATGGTGATGTTGTGCGCCGCACCCTCGGCGTCCCGGATCAATTGCAGGGCCAAGTCCGTGCAGACGGCCGTGAGACCGGCGGCGAACTCATCGGGCTCGGGCGTGACGCCCGAGGCGCCGGAAGCCATCAGGATCACGGTGTCGTTCGTGGACATGCAGCCATCCGAGTCGGCACGGTCGAAGCTGATGCGGCAGGCCGCGCGCAGCGCGGCGTCGAGCGTGTCCGGGTCCACGTCGGCATCCGTGGTGACGACCACGAGCATCGTGGCCAAACCCGGAGCCAGCATGCCAGCGCCCTTGGCCATGCCGCCGATGCTGTAGCCAGTCCCGGCGAACCCGGACTCCTTGGAGACCGTATCGGTGGTCATGATGGCCGCGGCAGCGGCACTGCCGCCGTCGTTCTCCGCCCCCGTGCCGAGCGCGGCCACGGCCGCGTCGACCCCGGGAATCAGCTGATCCATAGGCAGCTGGACGCCGATGAGGCCGGTGGAGCAGACCAGGGTATCCGTAGCGCTGACGCCGAGAGCGGCCGCGGTGTGCTCGGCGGTCCGGTGGGTGTTGCCGAAGCCCTCCGGGCCGGTGCAGGCGTTGGCGCCACCGGAATTGAGGACGACGGCGTCGGCGCGGCCATCGCTGATGACCTGCCGGGACCACAGCACGGGGGCTGCGGCGACCCGGTTCGAGGTGAAAACGGCCGCGGCGGCCTTGGACGGGCCGTCATTGACGACGACAGCGACGTCCCGGGCGCCGGTGGACTTCAGTCCGGCCGCCACGCCCGCGGCGCGGAAGCCAGCGGGCGCGGTGACACCGAACGGCCCGGAGTCGGCGGTGGAGGTGGCGGGTAGGTGGCTCACGGTGCGATCCCCTCGGCGGTCAGGCCCGTCATCTCCTCGATGCCGAGCGCAATGTTCATGGACTGGACAGCGCCCCCGGCGGTGCCCTTCGTCAGGTTGTCGATCGCGGCGACCACGATCACGCGGCCGACTCGCTCGTCCACGGCGACCTGCAGGTGGGCATGGTTGGAGCCGATGACCGACTTGGTGGCTGGCCACTGCCCCGCGGGCAAGAGGTGGACGAACGGCTCATCCGCGTAGGCCTCCTCCCACGCGGCGCGAATCTGCGCCGGACTGAGACCGGGTGCGGCCTTCGCGGTGGCCGTGGTCAGGATGCCGCGGGCCATGGGGGCGAGGGTCGGGGTGAAGGACACGCGCACCTCGGAGCCGGCGACTCGAGAGAGGCCCTGCTCGATTTCCGGGGTATGCCGGTGCACGCCACCGACGCCGTAGGGGCTCATGCCGCCCATGACTTCGGAGCCCAAGAGATGGGGCTTGAGGGACTTGCCGGCTCCGGAGGTGCCGGAGGCGGCGACGATGACGACGTCGTCGGTCTGCAGCACACCCGCGGCGAAGCCGGGCACGAGGGCGAGTTGGGCACTGGTCGGGTAGCACCCGGGGACGGCGACGCGGCGGGCGCCGGCGAGCGCGGCGCGGGCGCCAGGGAGCTCCGGCAGGCCGTAGGGCCACGTGCCCGCGTGATCGCTGCCGTAAAACTCCTCCCACGCAGCGGCAGACTCCAGCCGGTGATCCGCGCCGGCGTCGATCACCAAGGTGTCGGGGGACAGCTGCGCGGCAATCGCCCCGCTGGAGCCATGCGGCAGGGCAAGGAAGACGACGTCGTGCCCCGCCAGGTTCTCGGCCGTGGTGTCCACGAGCTCGCGTTCGGCGAGCGCGTGCAGGTGTGGCTGCAGGGAGCCGAGCTTCTGCCCGGCGTTGGAATGCGCGGTGATGGCGCCAATCTGCACCTCGGGGTGGCGGGCCAGCAGACGCAGGACTTCGCCGCCCGCGTACCCACTGGCCCCGGAAACGGCCGCTGTAATCGTCATGTCGACAGCATAGTCACAACTATGCACGATTGCTAATAATTATTCATTGCCATGTCTTTCATGACACTGCACGCCACACGCGGCGCGGCAGGGTCACCGTGGACCATAGACTGAGGCCGCGCCGTACGCCCGCTCAGCGAAGGAACAGGAGTCACCATGCCATCCACCGCGCACTACGCCGTTCACGCCCCCACGCCCGGCGGGCCCGAGGTCCTGACGCGCACAGAGATTCAGGCCCCGACCCCGGGCCCCGGGGAAATCGCCCTCGCCGTTGCCGCCGTGGGCGTCAACTTCATCGAGACCTACCAGCGCAGCGGCGTCTACCCCGTCGACTTCCCGTTCACCCCGGGGACCGAGGCCGCCGGCACGGTCTCGGCGGTCGGCGAGGGCGTCACGCGCTTCGCGGTTGGCGACCGCGTCGCCACGGCCGAGGGCATCGGAACGTACGCCACCGCCGTCGTGCTGGACGCCGAACGGGCCGTCCCCGTCCCGGATTCCGTTCCGGACGACGTCGCCGCGGCCGTCGCTCTGCAAGGGTTCACCGCTCACTACCTCGTCAACTCCAGCTACCGGGTGCATGAGGGCGACATCATCCTGACCTACGCCGGGGCCGGCGGCGTCGGCGGGCTGCTCACCCAGCTCCTGAAACTGCGCGGTGCGACGGTCATCACCACCGCGTCCACCGAGGCGAAGGCCGAACTGGCCCGCGAGGCGGGCGCCGATTACGTGGTGGGGTACGACGACGTGGCCGCCACAGTTGCCTCGGTCACCGGCGGGCGCGGCGTAGACGCGGTCTACGACGGCATTGGCCAAGACACCTTTGACGGCTCGCTGGCCGCGCTGAGGACGCGCGGCACGCTGGTGCTCTTCGGCGGCGCGTCCGGACAAGTCCCGCCCGTGGACTTACAACGCTTGAATGCGGCGGGCTCCGTCTTCGTCACTCGCCCGAAGCTCGCGGACCACCTACTGGACGCCGAGGAACGGGCGTGGCGGGCCCGGGAAATCTTCGGTCTCGTCGCGTCCGGAGACCTGACGGTACGCATCGGGGCGACCTTCCCGCTGGCCGAGGCAGGGCGCGCCCACGCCGATCTGGAAGCGCGCCGGACCACTGGCAAGCTTCTGCTGCTGCCGTAGGCGCCCCACCGCGATTGCGGGCGAGGCCGCCTAGCCCGGTGGCGAGTGGCGCTAGTTCGGGGACAGTACCACACCGGCGCGCAGGGAGGGAAGGGCGTGAGCCTCAGCTTCGGTGCCGACCGCGGCGATGCGCGTGCCCAACGCGCCGAGGCTGCCCGCCCATTCGCGGAAACGCTCCCCCGCCCCGTCGCGCCCGGGACCCCAATCCACGGGATCTTCCCGCTCGGCAGCGGCGGGCGGTACCTCCCGATGATGCGGCGCCGGCACCATCCCGTGACCCACGGCTTTGCCACGGGCCTCAATGAGGGCCCACCGGCGGGCCGCCTCACGCGCACGCAGCGCGTCCGGCAGCAGCCGCAGCAACGCCACCTGACGATCGTCGAAAATTCCCTGCCACTCGTCGATGGGTGCACAGACGTCGACGCCCAAAACACGGTCCCCAGGTGCCACGCCGACCAGGAGCCACCCCTGGGTGAGTCCCGACGCGACCCGCGTCGGCCCGCCAGCGCCTGACGCTACGGGGACATCCACGCGGGAATAGCTCAGGCTCAACGGCAGGGTCTCCGAATCCCACCGCACCAGCGGCTGGCCATGTGCGCTGGGGCCGCACCGCGGGCACCGTCCGGCGAGCTCGATCCGGCCCGGATCAGCGACCGCAGCGGCGCCCAGATGCGCGGCAAGAGCGAACCGGACTCCTAGGCGACCCGCCAGAAACCGCGCCCGGGACGCGCCGTCGTCGTAGGCGGCGGCCCGCTCGGCTTCTGCCGGCGAGAGCCACGCCTCGGGCAAGCCCGCGCCGAGTGAAAGGGGCACGGCGATCAAGGTGGCCTCGGGCGTCGTCACGGTTTCTCCCTACCGCCCGGCGGCAGGCCCGTCCCGATCGGAAATGTCGGCAAGGGTGGCCCCAAAATGGGCGACGACGTCGTCCGCGGCCAGGCTCATGCCAGCACCGTGCGCGCCAGCCCCGAGGGAAATCGTGCGCCCCGCGATGAACGCGTCCGCAATCACGGGCAACGGAGTGAGCGTGCCGAAGGGCGTGATGGTGCCGCGTTCGTACCCCGTCACGCGCTGCGCCTCGGCCGCGTCCGGCATCGACAGGCGGTTCGTCCCCAGCACAGCCCGCAGCTTGGGCCAAGAAAACGTGCGATCCCCCGGCACCAAGACGAGGACGTAGTCGTCCTCGCCGCGGCGCACCACGAGCGTCTTGATGAGGTCTCGCGGTTCAACGCCCCGGGCAGCCGCTGCCTCGGCGATGTTCGCCACGCGTCCGTGGCGCGTCGTCGTCACCTCGAGGCCGGCCGCGCGGGCCGCGGCGACGGCTGGTGTGTCCACGTCGGTCATGGCCTCATCCTACGGCGGGCCCGGTCCTGCCGCAGCCCTGAGGCACGAACGACGACGGCGCCCGTGCCACCGGGGAGGTGGACCGGGCGCCGTGGCGCCGGGGACGGGACGGGCCCCTAGCGCTGAACCGCCCCGTGGCGCTCGGCGGCCAGACGGACGGCGGACTCGCGTGCGGCGGAGGCCTCGTCGGCGGTCAGCGTCCGGTCCTCCGCGCGGAAGCGCAGCCCGAAGGCCAGCGACTTCTTGCCATCCTCGATGCCGGTGCCCGAATAGACGTCGAACAAGTGGACGTCTTCCAGCAGCTCGCCGGCGCCTTCGCGCAGGGTCTGCAGCACCTCGTCGGCCACGGTGTCCGCGGCGACCACGAGGGCCACGTCCTGCGTGGAGACCGGGAACGTGGAGATCGGCTGGGCGACGATCACGTCGGCTGCAGCCTCCATGACGGCCTCGAGGTTGAGCTCGAACGCGGCCGTGCGCTCCGGCAGGTCCTGCTCCTTGAGCAGGTGCGGGTGCAGCTCGCCGGCGAAGCCGACGAGTGCGCCGTTGCGCAGTTCCAGCCGCGCGGTACGGCCCGGGTGGAACGCCTGGTGCTGGCCCTGCGCCACCAGCAGATCGACGCCGAGCAACTCGGCGACGGTGCGGGCGGCGCCCAGCGCGTCGGACCATTCCCACACCCGCGGGGCGAACCCGGCGGCCGGCTGGGCCTCGCGGCCGGTCAGCACAGCGCCGACGTGCCACGGCTGGTTCGGGATGCCCGCGTACAGCTCGTCGAGCACCTCGTCGGCCGGCTTCGCGCCGAGCGGCGGCAGGACGGCGGAACCGAGCTGCTCGCCCGGCTCGAACACGAGGCCTGCTTCATACAGCGCCAGATCGCGGAAGCCGCGCGCGTGGTTGCGCTTGGCGGCCTCCAGCAGGCCCGGTAGCAGGGAGCGGCGCAGGTAACCGAACTCGGAGGAGATCGGGTTCGCCAGCTGGACCGCGGCGACTTTCTGCCCCTCCTCGGCCGTCCCGAACAGATTGTTCTGCGCGGTGGAGACGAACGGGTAGTTGAGCACCTCGGTCAGGCCAGCATCCGCTAGGCCCTGGACGGCACGACGGCGCTGCTGCTGAGCGCGCGTCAGGCCACGGCCGGGAGGGGCCACGGGAAGGGTCGCCGGGATCTGGTCGTAGCCGACCAGGCGGGCGATCTCCTCGACGAGGTCCTCCGGGATGGTTAGGTCAGGCCGCCACGTGGGAGCGGTGACCCGCAGGCCGCCGTCGTACTCTTCCACCTCGGCGCCGATACCGGCGAGCGCGGAGCGCTCCTGCTCACGCGTGTAATCGATCCCGATGAGGCGGGCGGCGAAGCCGTCCGGCAGGTCGATGACGACGGCGTCCGGCGCTTGCTGCGCGTCGGTTACTTCGGTCTCGGCGGTGCCGCCGGCGAGTTCGACCAGCAGGTCGATGGCGCGCTGGGCTGCCACGGGTGCGAGGGCGAAGTCGACGCCGCGCTCGTTGCGCTTGGAGGCCTCCGACGGCAGCTTATGGCGGCGCCGGGTGCGGCCCATCGACACCGCGTCGAAGTGCGCGGACTCGACGAGGACGCTCGTGGTGGACGAGTCGACCTCGGTTTCCGCGCCGCCCATGACACCGGCGAGGCCGATGGCGCCGCGGTCGTCCGTGATGAGGAGGTCCTCAGCGGAGAGCGCCCGCTCCTTGTCGTCGAGGGTCGTGAGCTTCTCGCCGGCGTCGGCGCGGCGCACCACGATGGGGCCGCGCAGCTTCTCCGCGTCATAGAAGTGCAGCGGCTGACCGAGCTCGAGCATGACGTAGTTGGAGATGTCCACCACGAGGGAGATCGAGCGCATACCGGCCAGGCGGAGGCGGGAGGCCATCCACTGCGGGGTCGGCCGCGTCGGGTCGATGCCGGTGACCTTGCGGGCCACGAACCGATCGCAGCCGGGCACGCCGTAGATCGGTGCCTGATCCTCAAGACGCACGGGGTAGCCCTCACCCGTCGGTTCGGCGACCTCGACCCGGCTGACCGGGTCGACGTACTCGGTGCGGGTGGCCAGCGCGTATTCGCGGGCGACGCCGCGGATCGAGAAGCAGTAGCCGCGGTCCGGGGTCACGTTGATCTCGGCGGCCTCGTCGTTCAGGGCGAAGAGCTCGAAGACGTCGGTGCCCGGCTCGGCGTCGAGGCCGAAGTCGGAGAGCACCATGATGCCGTCGTGCTCCTCACCGAGTCCGAGCTCGCGCACGGAGGCGATCATGCCGGCCGAGACGTGGCCGTAGGTCTTCCGCGGCGAAATGCGGAAGTCGCCCGGCAGCACGGCGCCCGGCAGGGTCACCACCACCTTGTCCCCGACCTCGAAATTGTGGGCGCCGCAGACGATGCCCTGCACGCCGGACGGGTCGATCCCGTCGCCGGTGAGGGTCTGCTCCTGACCCTCCGGCACCACGCGGACCTGGCACCAGTTAATGGTTTTGCCGTTCTTCTGCGGCTCCTTCTCGAGGGAGAGGACCTCGCCGACGACGATCGGGCCCGTGAGCTCGTCTGTGGGGCGGTGCACGTCCTCCTCTTCGAGGCCGACCTTCACGAGGTCTGCCATGACGTCTTCGGCCGTCGCGCCGGCCGGTACCTGCGCGTACTCGCGCAGCCAAGAAAGCGGAATACGCATACGTTAGATCTCCATCCCGAAGTGCTGGCTGAAGCGGACGTCGCCCTCGATCATGTCGCGCATGTCGGAGACGTCGTTACGGAACATCAGGGTGCGCTCGACGCCCATGCCGAACGCGAACCCGGAATACTCCTCCGGGTCGATGCCTGCGGCGCGCAGGACGTTGGGGTTGACCATGCCGCAGCCGCCCCACTCGATCCACCGCGGGCCACCCTTGGCACCCGGGTGCCAGATGTCCAGCTCGGCGCTCGGCTCGGTGAACGGGAAGTAGGCCGGGCGCAGACGGATCTGCGCTTCCGCGCCGAACATCTGCCGGGCAAAGTGCTCCAGCGTGCCCCGCAGATCGGCCATGGTCAGCCCCTTGTCGACCGCGAGCCCCTCGAACTGGTGGAACACCGGGGTGTGCGTCGCGTCCAGTTCGTCCGTGCGGAACGTCCGGCCGGGGCACAGCACGTAGAGCGGGAGGTCGCGCTCGAGCATGGAGCGTACCTGCACGGGAGACGTGTGCGTGCGCAAGACGAGGTGCGCGTCGGCGGGCTCCACGAAGAAGGTGTCTTGCATCTCGCGGGCTGGGTGATCCGGTTTGAAGTTGAGAGCATCGAAATTGAACCACTCCGAGTCGACCTCGGGGCCCTCGGCGATCTCCCAGCCCATCCCGACGAAGATGTCGGAGACTCGATCCTGCAGGACGGACAGTGGGTGCCGGGCCCCGGCACGACGGCGGCGCGGAGCCGCCGTGACATCGACGGCCTCTTCCGCGAGGATGCGCTCGGCCTCTTCGGCCTCGAGTACCTCGGTGCGCGCGGCGAGCGCCTTGTTGAGGCGGCCACGCGAGCCGCCGACCAGCTTGCCCGCAACAGCCTTTTCCGACTTGTCGAGCTGGCCGATCTGCCGGTTCGCGAGCGCGAGCGGGGACTTGTCACCGGTATGCGCGATCCGGGCGGCCTTCAACTCGTTCAGGTCGCCGGCGGCCTCGAAGGCGGCGAGCGCCGCCTCGACGGCGGCGGTGACGGCCGCCTCGTCGGTG from Zhihengliuella flava includes the following:
- the argH gene encoding argininosuccinate lyase, with protein sequence MTEQTGSKAAGTNEGSLWGGRFAGGPADALAALSKSTDFDWRLAKYDIAGSRAHARVLHRVELLSDEELEGMIAALDQLEADVVSGAYVPAESDEDVHGSLERGLIERAGPALGGKLRAGRSRNDQIATMGRMFIRDHSRLIADGLLDVIDAFIAQAEAHPYAPMPGRTHLQHAQPVLLSHHLLAHAWAMLRDVQRLTDLDRRAAVSPYGSGALAGSSLGLDPNAVADDLGFDSAVWNSIDGTAARDIFAEFTWVASMIGVDLSRISEEVIFWATKEASFVTLHDSYSTGSSIMPQKKNPDVAELARGKSGRIIGDHAGLLATLKGLPLAYNRDLQEDKEPVFDAADSLELLLPAVSGMVATLTFHTERMAELAPQGFALATDIAEWLVRQGVPFREAHELSGEAVQVAESRGVELWDLTDEEYAAISPALTPEVRSVLTTEGSLNSRSSQGGTGPTAVAAQLEELKRQVAPLREFAAETLAGSSR
- a CDS encoding arginine repressor — encoded protein: MSSSVQPSTKIARQERIKAILGVEAVRSQAELAQLLAAEGLQVTQATLSRDLVELGAIRVRGVDGGLVYAVRAEGGDRSPQIGVKQEVLDARLAKLCAELLVTAEVSGNIVVLRTPPGAANFLASAIDHSVLPEVLGTLAGDDTIMLVTRDPAGGEDVAAKFLALADTH
- the argF gene encoding ornithine carbamoyltransferase; amino-acid sequence: MKTVRHFLADTDITQAEQAEILDLALAMKADRFAAQPLAGPRTAAVIFDKTSTRTRVSFAAGIAELGGNPLIINPGESQIGHKESYADSARVFSRMVSAIVWRTYAQSGLEEMAKYSTVPVINALSDDYHPCQLLADLLTVREHKGQLAGLTMTYLGDAANNMAASYLLAGVTAGMHVRLAGPEGYLPADDVVAAGRARAAETGGSVTVTTDAAAAVDGADVVATDTWISMGQEDEKEERLKLFGDYALTKDLLGQAAPEAIVLHCLPAYRGFEIAADVIDGPQSVVWDEAENRLHAQKALMAWLLAASGQATRVEAGLER
- a CDS encoding acetylornithine transaminase; this translates as MNEVTPDDSGNDGAALEALAGLSALTKSEGGTPVGRGAGNELLARYGQSLMGVFGTPQRVLVRGSGTKVWDADGKQYTDLLAGIAVNALGHAHPLLTSVVTSQLATLGHVSNFFTSPPQIALAERLLQLAEAPAGSKVFFANSGTEANEAAFKLARRHAGTDESPRTRIIALENAFHGRSMGALALTHKQAYREPFEPLPGGVEWVPAGDADALRAAVDDTVAAVFIEPVQGEAGVRGFDDGYLAAARQITREAGALLILDEVQTGIGRTGDWFASAPVQPDAMTLAKGLGGGLPIGALITFGEATSSLLSAGQHGTTFGGNPVATAAALATLHVIEEQGLLGHARSVGAAAADALGALEFVTEVRQYGLLIGFDLAEPVAPAVVQRALDAGYIINAPGPSTIRLAPPLIMTEDELRSFAAALGGIYASATQETA
- the argB gene encoding acetylglutamate kinase — encoded protein: MEAPAPHQHQTAQRKAEALIEALPWIQRFAGTTMVIKYGGNAMINDDLRRAFAEDIVFLHHAGIHPVVVHGGGPQINSMLDKLGIESEFRGGLRVTTPEAMDVVRMVLTGQVQRELVGLINSHGRYAVGLSGEDGALLRAARTGTVVDGEPVDLGLVGEVTGVEPGQIEDLISAGRIPVISSIAPEFVDGDPTGAVLNVNADTAAASLAGALGASRFVVLTDVEGLYSNWPDQDSLVSSLTASELRSLLPRLESGMIPKMEACLAAVDAGVGRAAIVDGRQPHSMLLEVFTTAGIGTQVVPDADPEADA